The following are from one region of the Mycolicibacterium diernhoferi genome:
- a CDS encoding carbohydrate kinase family protein — MSPELIPGVTVLGNLAIDIINGAPPSPGGCASFAGVALESAPGTAHIVAMGARRDHELFDPVLDRFGSMVRLLASDRTSAFRLDYDDTDHRHMGVEAVGPVWTPADIEADDPRTTWIHLAPLLRTDFPAETLAHLAARGHRIAYDGQGLVRADSVGPLQLDRHFAPELVRHLDVLKLAEDEAVIVADGPFDLAAAERLGVPEILVTYGSEGCDIYRDGTVERVPAAWRVMDVQTTGAGDMFTASFIAHRAAGADPRRAVQIASELVARELQKRVHLGLSPA, encoded by the coding sequence ATGTCGCCAGAGCTCATCCCGGGCGTGACCGTGCTGGGAAACCTGGCCATCGACATCATCAACGGTGCGCCGCCCAGTCCGGGTGGCTGCGCCTCCTTCGCGGGTGTGGCGCTGGAAAGCGCCCCCGGGACCGCGCACATCGTGGCCATGGGGGCCCGGCGCGACCACGAACTGTTCGACCCGGTGCTGGACCGGTTCGGCTCGATGGTGCGGTTGCTGGCTTCGGACCGCACCAGTGCGTTCCGGCTGGACTACGACGACACCGATCACCGGCACATGGGCGTCGAGGCCGTCGGTCCGGTGTGGACGCCGGCCGATATCGAGGCCGACGACCCCCGCACCACCTGGATTCACCTGGCTCCGCTGCTGCGCACCGACTTCCCGGCCGAGACCCTGGCCCATCTCGCGGCGCGCGGGCACCGGATCGCCTACGACGGCCAGGGCCTGGTGCGTGCGGACAGTGTCGGCCCGCTGCAGCTGGACCGGCACTTCGCCCCGGAGCTGGTACGCCACCTCGATGTACTGAAGCTGGCGGAGGACGAGGCCGTCATCGTCGCCGACGGCCCGTTCGACCTGGCGGCCGCCGAACGGCTCGGGGTTCCGGAGATCCTGGTGACCTACGGCTCCGAAGGCTGCGACATCTACCGGGACGGGACCGTGGAGCGGGTGCCGGCCGCGTGGCGGGTGATGGATGTCCAGACCACCGGCGCCGGCGACATGTTCACCGCTTCTTTCATCGCGCACCGGGCGGCGGGGGCGGACCCGCGGCGCGCGGTGCAGATCGCCAGCGAACTCGTCGCTCGCGAATTGCAGAAGCGCGTTCACCTCGGCCTCTCACCGGCGTAA
- a CDS encoding LacI family DNA-binding transcriptional regulator gives MHRYKVREIAQQAGLSEATVDRVLNNRPGVRENTRAEVRQAVADLDKQRAQLRLNGRRYLFDVVMQTPQRFSDAFRAAIEAELPAFAPAVPRARFHLWESGSAADMAAELDRIKGSHGVILKAQDEPEVAEAVDRLVAGGVPVVTYTTDVANSDRCAYVGIDNHGAGLTAAFLVNQWLGAAPSGVLITLSRTVFRGEGEREVGFRAGLRGTGHDIVEVSDSDGIDVTNERLVLDALKRHPGIEAVYSPGGGNAATVAAFARLGRRCRVFVAHDLDVDNRRLLREGKLSVVLHNDLRADARLAMRVLLQQHGALPSEPVRPTPIQVVTPYNLPG, from the coding sequence ATGCACCGGTACAAGGTCCGCGAGATCGCGCAGCAGGCCGGGTTGAGCGAGGCGACGGTCGACCGGGTTCTCAACAACCGGCCGGGGGTCCGGGAGAACACCCGCGCCGAGGTGCGTCAAGCCGTCGCGGACCTGGACAAGCAGCGAGCGCAGTTGCGGCTCAACGGCCGTCGTTATCTGTTCGATGTGGTGATGCAGACCCCGCAACGATTCTCCGATGCGTTCCGGGCGGCCATCGAGGCCGAGTTGCCGGCCTTCGCGCCGGCCGTGCCGCGAGCCCGATTTCACCTGTGGGAGTCGGGGTCGGCGGCCGATATGGCCGCCGAGTTGGACCGGATCAAGGGCAGCCACGGCGTCATCCTGAAGGCGCAGGACGAACCCGAGGTCGCCGAGGCGGTCGACCGGCTGGTCGCCGGGGGAGTGCCGGTGGTGACCTACACCACCGATGTGGCCAACAGCGACCGCTGCGCCTATGTCGGTATCGACAACCACGGGGCCGGGCTGACGGCGGCGTTCCTGGTCAACCAATGGCTGGGCGCCGCCCCGTCGGGAGTGTTGATCACACTGAGCCGCACGGTGTTTCGGGGCGAGGGGGAGCGCGAGGTGGGGTTTCGCGCCGGCCTGCGGGGTACCGGGCACGACATCGTCGAGGTCAGCGACAGCGACGGTATCGATGTCACCAACGAACGGCTGGTTCTCGACGCGCTGAAACGCCACCCCGGGATCGAGGCCGTGTACTCCCCGGGCGGCGGTAATGCCGCGACCGTCGCCGCATTCGCGCGGTTGGGCCGGAGGTGCAGAGTCTTCGTCGCCCACGACCTCGACGTCGACAATCGCCGGCTGCTGCGGGAAGGCAAGCTTTCGGTGGTGCTGCACAACGATCTGCGCGCCGATGCCCGGTTGGCCATGCGGGTGTTGCTCCAGCAGCACGGCGCTCTTCCCTCCGAACCGGTGCGTCCCACCCCCATTCAGGTCGTCACCCCCTACAACCTGCCCGGATAG
- a CDS encoding SRPBCC family protein, with protein MTPSTLKTEDAGPKAVSRSVQVSAPVATIFELIVDPHRHHDIDGSGTVRDVTVKGPHHLSVGDTFTVGMKQYGLPYKITSTATAVEENRLVEWQHPLGHRWRWELAEVSPGTTKVTETFDYAGAKSPFLIEFLGMQKKNAEGIESTLTALAERYYTN; from the coding sequence ATGACCCCGTCAACGCTGAAGACAGAAGACGCAGGACCCAAGGCCGTCAGCCGTAGCGTGCAGGTCTCCGCGCCGGTGGCCACGATCTTCGAACTGATCGTGGACCCCCACCGCCACCACGACATCGACGGATCCGGCACGGTCCGTGACGTCACCGTCAAAGGGCCGCACCATCTGAGCGTGGGTGACACGTTCACCGTCGGCATGAAGCAGTACGGGCTGCCTTACAAGATCACCTCGACGGCCACCGCCGTCGAGGAGAACCGTCTGGTCGAGTGGCAGCATCCGCTCGGGCACCGGTGGCGCTGGGAACTGGCCGAGGTCAGCCCGGGCACCACGAAGGTGACCGAGACGTTCGACTACGCAGGCGCCAAGTCGCCGTTCCTCATCGAGTTCCTGGGCATGCAGAAGAAGAATGCCGAGGGCATCGAGTCGACGCTGACTGCGCTGGCCGAGCGGTACTACACGAACTAG
- a CDS encoding Gfo/Idh/MocA family protein, which yields MTRTDGLRIGVLGASRIAESAIVGPAAELGHRLVAVAARDRSRADGFAEKYGVERVLDSYQDVIDDACVDVIYNPLANSLHAPWNLAAIAAGKPVLSEKPFARDRSEALRVADAARSAGVTVLEGFHYFFHPVTQRAFALAADGALGAVHRVEVAMAMPEPAATDPRWSLDLAGGALMDLGCYSLHVMRTLGRLGVPGLGGAPSITRAHAVLRSPGVDASCDVELAFPDGATGATTNSMVAPDYSFTLKISGSLGDVLVHDFIRPGRDDRLTLVTDDGPRVERLGTRASYTYQLEAFAAHVQHGAALPFGTDDAVANMALVDAAYRSAGLRPR from the coding sequence ATGACCCGTACCGACGGTCTGCGCATCGGCGTGCTCGGCGCCTCCCGCATCGCCGAGTCCGCCATCGTCGGACCCGCAGCAGAACTCGGCCACCGCCTGGTCGCCGTGGCGGCCCGGGACCGCAGCCGTGCCGACGGGTTCGCCGAGAAGTACGGCGTGGAACGGGTTCTCGACTCGTATCAGGACGTCATCGACGACGCGTGCGTCGATGTCATCTACAACCCGCTGGCCAACTCGCTGCACGCACCGTGGAATCTGGCCGCCATCGCGGCCGGCAAACCGGTCCTCAGTGAGAAGCCGTTCGCCCGGGACCGGTCCGAAGCGCTGCGGGTCGCCGACGCGGCGCGGTCGGCGGGTGTCACCGTGCTGGAAGGCTTCCACTACTTCTTTCATCCGGTGACCCAGCGGGCGTTCGCACTGGCGGCCGACGGAGCCCTCGGCGCCGTCCACCGGGTGGAGGTCGCCATGGCGATGCCGGAGCCGGCCGCCACCGACCCACGCTGGTCGCTGGACCTGGCCGGTGGGGCCTTGATGGACCTGGGCTGTTACAGCCTGCACGTCATGCGAACCCTGGGTCGGCTCGGCGTCCCCGGTCTCGGTGGCGCCCCGTCGATCACCCGCGCACACGCCGTACTGCGTTCACCGGGTGTCGATGCGAGCTGCGACGTCGAGCTCGCCTTCCCCGACGGGGCGACCGGGGCGACCACCAATTCCATGGTGGCACCGGACTATTCGTTCACGCTCAAGATCTCCGGCAGCCTCGGCGACGTGCTCGTGCACGATTTCATCCGGCCCGGCCGGGACGACCGGCTCACCTTGGTCACCGACGACGGCCCGCGTGTGGAGCGTCTGGGCACGCGGGCGTCCTACACCTACCAGCTGGAGGCGTTCGCTGCGCATGTCCAGCATGGCGCGGCACTTCCGTTCGGCACCGATGATGCGGTCGCCAATATGGCGTTGGTCGACGCGGCCTACCGGTCGGCCGGGCTGCGGCCGCGCTAG
- a CDS encoding Gfo/Idh/MocA family protein, with protein MTTIGVIGLGRIGAFHTETLSGLTGVDELVITDERADVTAAVAAKHGARAVDSVEALLSAGVDGVVVAAATPAHAELTLASVQRGIPTFCEKPIASTAAESARIAEIITGSGVPVQVGYQRRFDAAFAAAKSAVDSGALGTLHTVRSTTMDPAPPPMDYIRGSGGIFRDCAVHDFDILRWITGQQPVEVYATGTVQGDPLFTEYGDVDTAAVVVRFDGGALGLVSNARYNARGYDCRLEVHGFDDSVAAGWDQGAPLRNMDPGNEFPTGPAHNFFMDRFTEAFRTELAGFVEVAQGGPVRGATVADAVEVAWLAEAATESLRRGAPVALESVRKKVSNP; from the coding sequence ATGACCACCATCGGCGTGATCGGACTGGGCCGCATCGGCGCATTCCACACCGAAACCCTGTCCGGGCTCACGGGAGTGGACGAACTGGTGATCACCGACGAGCGCGCCGACGTGACGGCCGCGGTGGCGGCCAAGCACGGGGCCAGGGCCGTCGACTCGGTGGAGGCACTGCTGTCCGCGGGGGTCGACGGTGTGGTGGTGGCCGCGGCCACCCCGGCGCACGCCGAGCTCACCCTGGCATCAGTGCAGCGCGGTATCCCGACGTTCTGCGAGAAGCCGATCGCCTCCACCGCCGCCGAGAGCGCGCGGATCGCCGAGATCATCACCGGCTCCGGGGTTCCGGTCCAGGTCGGGTACCAGCGTCGCTTCGACGCGGCGTTCGCGGCTGCCAAGAGCGCCGTCGACAGTGGCGCGCTGGGCACCCTGCACACGGTGCGCAGCACCACGATGGATCCCGCTCCCCCACCGATGGACTACATCAGGGGTTCGGGCGGGATCTTCCGGGACTGCGCCGTCCACGATTTCGACATCCTGCGCTGGATCACCGGCCAGCAGCCGGTCGAGGTGTACGCCACCGGAACGGTGCAGGGTGATCCGCTGTTCACCGAGTACGGCGATGTGGACACCGCCGCGGTGGTGGTGCGGTTCGACGGCGGCGCCCTCGGGCTCGTCTCCAACGCCCGCTACAACGCCCGCGGCTACGACTGCCGCCTGGAGGTGCACGGGTTCGACGACAGTGTCGCCGCCGGCTGGGATCAGGGCGCGCCGCTGCGGAACATGGATCCGGGCAACGAGTTCCCGACGGGACCGGCGCACAACTTCTTCATGGACCGCTTCACCGAGGCGTTCCGCACCGAGTTGGCCGGTTTCGTCGAGGTGGCCCAGGGCGGACCGGTGCGCGGTGCGACGGTGGCCGACGCCGTCGAGGTGGCCTGGTTGGCCGAGGCCGCCACCGAGTCCCTGCGCCGGGGTGCCCCGGTAGCACTTGAGTCGGTTAGAAAGAAGGTAAGCAACCCATGA
- a CDS encoding ATP-binding cassette domain-containing protein — MTATVQTQSNEASAGGQTPLVELRNVGKSYGHIHALKDISLRVHAGQVTGILGDNGAGKSTLIKIIAGLHQQTEGELLVDGEPTKFSSPADALGKGIATVYQNLAVVPLMPVWRNFFLGQEVRKKSFPYSLDANAMRATTLAELAKMGIELPDVDAPIGSLSGGQRQCVAIARAVFFGARVLILDEPTAALGVKQSGVVLKYITAAKEAGFGVVFITHNPHHAHMVGDHFVLLNRGRQKLDCTYDEISLEHLTQQMAGGDELEALSHELGRK; from the coding sequence ATGACCGCTACAGTGCAAACCCAGAGCAACGAAGCATCGGCCGGCGGGCAGACGCCGCTGGTCGAGCTGCGCAACGTCGGCAAGTCCTACGGCCACATCCACGCGCTGAAGGACATCAGCCTGCGGGTGCACGCCGGCCAGGTGACCGGAATCCTCGGCGACAACGGCGCCGGTAAGTCCACCTTGATCAAGATCATCGCCGGACTGCACCAGCAGACCGAGGGCGAACTGCTGGTCGACGGTGAGCCGACCAAGTTCTCCTCGCCGGCGGACGCACTGGGCAAGGGCATCGCGACCGTCTATCAGAACCTCGCGGTGGTGCCGCTGATGCCGGTGTGGCGCAACTTCTTCCTCGGCCAGGAGGTACGTAAGAAGTCGTTCCCGTATTCGTTGGACGCCAACGCCATGCGGGCGACCACGTTGGCCGAACTGGCCAAGATGGGCATCGAACTACCCGATGTGGACGCGCCGATCGGATCACTGTCCGGTGGTCAGCGCCAGTGTGTCGCGATCGCGCGGGCGGTGTTCTTCGGTGCGCGGGTGCTCATCCTCGATGAGCCGACCGCCGCGCTCGGGGTGAAGCAGTCCGGTGTGGTGCTGAAGTACATCACCGCCGCCAAGGAGGCCGGTTTCGGGGTCGTGTTCATCACGCACAACCCGCACCATGCACACATGGTCGGCGATCATTTCGTGCTGCTGAACCGCGGTCGGCAGAAGCTGGACTGCACCTATGACGAGATCTCGCTGGAGCATCTGACCCAGCAGATGGCCGGTGGCGACGAGCTGGAGGCACTGTCCCATGAGCTCGGGCGTAAGTAG
- a CDS encoding phytanoyl-CoA dioxygenase family protein, translating into MPASLAASGPSWITESQCDLDEFGSQVLRGTDLADYPHATDVRRNVLVYSAADIAGADRRALQAELIVALTDGPGVVVFEGAFADEVVDRASAAFTDIIADQRAAGGAAGDHFGKAGANDRVWNAAQKLALRSPEVYAHYYAADTLALVSQAWLGPRYQLTSQVNVVNPGGAAQIPHRDYHLGFVDPDRLADYPGHMHRMSAALTLQGAVAHCDMPLQSGPTMLLPYSQRFAAGYIAFYRPEFIEFFAAHHVQVPLRKGDAVFFNPALYHGAGANTSTDISRMANLLQISSPFGRAMEALDRTAMVKAVYPVLLDMRRAGRPDGELANIVNATAEGYAFPTNLDRDQPIGSLAPPSQVDTVLAALADGLSATELHDILDAQNERRIP; encoded by the coding sequence ATGCCCGCTTCACTCGCCGCTTCCGGACCGAGCTGGATCACCGAGTCCCAGTGCGATCTCGACGAGTTCGGTAGCCAGGTGCTGCGCGGCACCGATCTGGCCGACTACCCGCACGCCACCGACGTCCGGCGCAACGTGCTGGTGTACTCGGCCGCCGATATCGCGGGGGCTGATCGACGGGCACTGCAGGCCGAGCTGATCGTGGCGCTCACCGACGGGCCGGGCGTGGTCGTGTTCGAGGGCGCCTTCGCCGACGAGGTGGTGGACCGTGCCTCCGCTGCGTTCACCGACATCATCGCCGACCAGCGCGCCGCGGGCGGCGCCGCCGGGGATCATTTCGGTAAGGCCGGGGCCAACGACCGGGTCTGGAACGCCGCCCAGAAACTGGCCCTGCGCTCCCCCGAGGTGTACGCGCACTACTACGCCGCGGACACCCTGGCGCTGGTGTCGCAGGCCTGGCTGGGCCCGCGGTATCAGCTCACCTCACAGGTCAATGTCGTCAATCCCGGTGGCGCCGCGCAGATTCCGCACCGCGATTACCACCTGGGCTTCGTCGACCCCGACCGGCTGGCGGACTACCCGGGGCACATGCACCGGATGTCGGCGGCGTTGACGCTGCAGGGCGCGGTCGCGCACTGCGATATGCCATTGCAGAGCGGACCGACGATGCTGCTGCCGTACTCGCAACGATTCGCAGCGGGCTACATCGCGTTCTACCGGCCGGAGTTCATCGAGTTCTTCGCCGCACATCACGTCCAGGTGCCGCTGCGCAAGGGTGATGCGGTCTTCTTCAACCCGGCGCTGTATCACGGTGCGGGAGCGAATACTTCGACCGATATCAGCCGGATGGCCAATCTGCTGCAGATCTCGTCCCCGTTCGGCCGGGCGATGGAGGCGCTGGACCGCACCGCGATGGTCAAGGCGGTCTACCCGGTGCTGCTGGACATGCGGCGCGCCGGCCGCCCGGACGGCGAGCTGGCCAACATCGTCAACGCCACCGCCGAGGGCTACGCCTTCCCGACCAACCTCGACCGCGATCAGCCGATCGGCAGCCTGGCGCCACCGAGTCAGGTGGACACCGTGCTGGCCGCACTGGCCGACGGGCTCAGCGCCACCGAACTCCACGACATCCTCGACGCACAGAACGAACGGAGAATTCCATGA
- a CDS encoding substrate-binding domain-containing protein has translation MSARAKSKAHKPLKRFAVFAGASVLALGMAACSSTGGRPDSAGEGGGGGTVDTPRMTVAMITHEVPGDSFWDLIRKGAETAAKKDNIELRYSNDPEAPNQANLVQAAIDSGVDGIAVTLAKPEALAPAIKAALDKGIPVVAFNSGFDNFKSMGVQQYFGQDERLAGIAAGERLTADGAQKVVCIIQEQGQVSLESRCAGVKEGFGGQTEILNVNSKDMPSVEATITAKLQQDPTVDTLVALGAPIALTAVQSKSNAGSNVNITTFDTNAALVDAIQNGDVQWAVDQQPFLQGYLAIDSLWLYLNNKNLIGGGQATLTGPSFIDKSNIDAVAELAKGGTR, from the coding sequence ATGAGCGCTCGCGCGAAGAGCAAAGCACACAAGCCGTTGAAGCGATTTGCAGTTTTTGCCGGAGCGAGCGTGTTGGCGTTGGGCATGGCGGCGTGTTCGTCCACCGGCGGCAGGCCGGACAGTGCCGGAGAAGGCGGTGGCGGCGGCACCGTGGACACCCCGCGCATGACGGTCGCGATGATCACCCATGAGGTGCCCGGCGACTCGTTCTGGGACCTCATCCGCAAGGGCGCCGAGACGGCGGCCAAGAAGGACAACATCGAGCTGCGTTACTCCAACGATCCCGAGGCGCCGAATCAGGCAAACCTGGTGCAGGCCGCCATCGACAGCGGCGTCGACGGCATCGCCGTCACGCTGGCCAAGCCCGAGGCGTTGGCGCCGGCGATCAAGGCGGCTCTGGACAAGGGCATCCCGGTGGTCGCCTTCAACTCCGGCTTCGACAACTTCAAGTCCATGGGCGTCCAGCAGTACTTCGGCCAGGACGAGAGGCTCGCGGGCATCGCGGCCGGTGAGCGGCTCACCGCCGACGGCGCCCAGAAGGTGGTCTGCATCATCCAGGAACAGGGACAGGTGTCACTCGAATCCCGTTGTGCAGGCGTCAAGGAAGGCTTCGGCGGGCAGACCGAGATCCTCAACGTCAACAGCAAGGACATGCCGTCGGTGGAGGCGACCATCACCGCCAAGCTGCAGCAGGACCCCACGGTCGACACCCTCGTCGCGCTCGGCGCGCCGATTGCGCTGACCGCGGTGCAGTCGAAGAGCAACGCCGGTAGCAACGTGAACATCACCACGTTCGACACCAACGCCGCGCTGGTGGACGCCATCCAGAACGGTGACGTGCAGTGGGCCGTCGACCAGCAGCCCTTCCTGCAGGGCTACCTGGCCATCGACTCGCTGTGGCTGTACCTGAACAACAAGAACCTGATCGGTGGCGGTCAGGCGACGCTTACCGGCCCGTCGTTCATCGACAAGTCCAACATCGACGCCGTGGCCGAACTGGCCAAGGGCGGAACTCGCTAG
- a CDS encoding sugar phosphate isomerase/epimerase family protein, whose translation MSTNAIKIAGAPISWGVCEVPGWGFQLDPEQVLGEMRAVGLTATELGPDGFLPADTEALKSVLARHELSCVGGFVPVVAHRTDHDPAEDLAGPLNSLVAAGAGVVVLAAATGADGYDSRPVLDDEQWSTLLSNLDRLAGIVAERGLLAVLHPHVGTIVESRAEVDRVLAGSSIPLCLDTGHLLIGGTDPVELAKTVPQRIAHTHLKDVDAALAAKVQSGELSYTDAVKAGMYTPLGTGDVDIAGIVSVLRDNGFDGWFVMEQDTILEGAPDGAGPLADVRSSVTYLNSVT comes from the coding sequence ATGAGCACCAACGCCATCAAAATCGCGGGAGCGCCCATTTCCTGGGGTGTCTGCGAGGTACCGGGTTGGGGTTTCCAACTCGACCCCGAACAGGTCCTCGGTGAGATGCGCGCGGTCGGCCTGACCGCCACCGAACTCGGCCCGGACGGTTTCCTGCCCGCCGACACCGAGGCGCTGAAGTCGGTCCTGGCCCGGCACGAGCTGTCCTGCGTCGGAGGATTCGTCCCGGTGGTGGCGCACCGGACCGATCACGATCCGGCCGAAGACCTTGCCGGACCGCTGAATTCGCTGGTCGCCGCGGGTGCGGGAGTCGTCGTGCTCGCCGCGGCCACCGGCGCCGATGGCTACGATTCCCGGCCGGTGCTCGACGACGAGCAGTGGTCGACGCTGCTGTCGAATCTGGACCGGCTGGCCGGCATCGTCGCCGAACGGGGTCTGCTCGCGGTGCTGCATCCGCATGTCGGCACCATCGTGGAGTCCCGCGCCGAGGTCGACCGGGTACTGGCCGGATCCTCGATCCCGCTGTGCCTGGACACCGGCCATCTCCTGATCGGCGGCACCGATCCGGTGGAGCTGGCGAAGACGGTGCCCCAGCGCATCGCGCACACCCATCTCAAGGATGTCGATGCCGCACTGGCGGCCAAGGTGCAGTCCGGTGAGCTGAGCTACACCGATGCGGTGAAGGCCGGCATGTACACGCCGTTGGGCACCGGCGACGTCGATATCGCCGGGATCGTCTCCGTCCTGCGGGACAACGGTTTCGACGGCTGGTTCGTGATGGAACAGGACACCATTCTGGAGGGCGCACCGGACGGTGCGGGACCACTCGCCGATGTGCGGAGCAGCGTCACGTACCTGAACAGCGTGACATGA
- a CDS encoding TIM barrel protein, with protein MRLAVCAEMVFTKLPIADRVKRIHELGFDVEIWSWHDKDLDALAATGARFSSMTGYLHGDLIDPDTADEVVRTAELSIKAADTLGVPRLNLHTAELVDGHAARPRHRATGQMWTTALRTLERIGALGAAAGVTFCVENLNTVVDHPGVPLARAKDTLALVEGVGHPNVKMMLDLYHAQIGEGNLVDLVRRCGPAIGEIQVADVPGRCEPGTGEIHYPAVARALRDIGYSGTVGLEAFAAGDSSAALQAFRAAFS; from the coding sequence ATGAGGCTGGCCGTCTGCGCGGAGATGGTGTTCACCAAGCTGCCGATCGCCGACCGGGTAAAGCGCATCCACGAACTGGGTTTCGATGTCGAGATCTGGAGCTGGCACGACAAGGATCTCGACGCGCTGGCCGCGACCGGCGCGCGGTTCTCCTCGATGACCGGGTACCTGCACGGAGATCTGATCGATCCGGACACCGCCGACGAAGTGGTGCGGACCGCCGAACTGAGCATCAAAGCAGCTGACACGCTGGGAGTTCCGCGGCTCAACCTGCACACCGCCGAACTGGTCGACGGCCACGCGGCCCGGCCGCGACACCGTGCCACCGGACAGATGTGGACGACGGCGCTGCGCACGCTGGAACGTATCGGCGCGCTCGGGGCGGCGGCCGGGGTGACCTTCTGCGTCGAGAACCTCAACACCGTCGTCGACCATCCGGGCGTGCCGTTGGCGCGCGCGAAGGACACCCTCGCCCTCGTCGAGGGGGTCGGGCACCCGAACGTGAAGATGATGCTGGACCTGTACCACGCCCAGATCGGCGAGGGGAATCTCGTCGACCTCGTGCGCCGCTGTGGGCCGGCGATCGGCGAGATCCAGGTCGCCGATGTGCCCGGGCGCTGCGAGCCGGGCACCGGCGAGATCCACTACCCCGCCGTCGCACGGGCGTTGCGCGACATCGGATATTCCGGGACCGTCGGCCTGGAGGCATTCGCGGCGGGCGACAGTTCTGCGGCCCTGCAGGCCTTCCGCGCGGCGTTTTCCTGA
- a CDS encoding ABC transporter permease, whose amino-acid sequence MTTQEALDVAEHKVVRDERVKERNRLQRLLIRPEMGAGIGAIGIFIAFLVVAPPFREASSLATVLYASSTIGIMACGVAVLMIGGEFDLSAGVAVTFSSLAASMLAYNLHLNLWVGAALALVLALAVGFFNGFLVMKTKIPSFLITLSTFFMLAGINLAVTKLVAGQVATQSVSDMAGWDSAQKVFSSTFVVFGVGIRVTVIWWLVFTAVATWVLFKTKIGNWIFAVGGDAESARAIGIPVTKVKIGLFMFVGFCAWFVGMHLLFAFNTVQSGQGIGNEFFYIIAAVIGGCLLTGGYGTAIGAAIGAFIFGMTNQGIVYAGWNPDWFKFFLGGMLLFAVIANNAFRNYAAKK is encoded by the coding sequence ATGACCACCCAGGAAGCGCTGGACGTCGCCGAACACAAGGTGGTTCGCGACGAACGCGTCAAGGAACGAAATCGTCTACAGCGTCTGTTGATCCGGCCCGAGATGGGCGCCGGTATCGGTGCGATCGGGATCTTCATCGCATTCCTGGTCGTGGCGCCCCCGTTCCGGGAGGCCTCCTCGCTGGCGACCGTGCTCTACGCCAGCAGCACCATCGGCATCATGGCCTGCGGTGTCGCGGTACTGATGATCGGCGGAGAGTTCGACCTGTCGGCGGGCGTGGCGGTGACGTTCAGTTCACTGGCGGCCTCGATGCTCGCCTACAACCTGCACCTCAACCTGTGGGTCGGCGCGGCGCTGGCTCTGGTGCTCGCGCTGGCGGTGGGCTTCTTCAACGGGTTCCTGGTGATGAAGACCAAGATCCCCAGCTTCCTGATCACACTCAGCACGTTCTTCATGCTTGCCGGCATCAACCTGGCCGTCACGAAACTCGTTGCCGGACAGGTTGCCACCCAGAGTGTGAGCGATATGGCCGGCTGGGATTCGGCGCAGAAGGTGTTCTCCTCGACCTTCGTCGTGTTCGGTGTCGGCATCCGCGTCACCGTGATCTGGTGGCTGGTGTTCACCGCCGTGGCGACCTGGGTGCTGTTCAAGACCAAGATCGGCAACTGGATCTTCGCCGTCGGCGGCGATGCCGAAAGTGCCCGTGCCATCGGTATTCCGGTGACCAAGGTCAAGATCGGCCTGTTCATGTTCGTCGGCTTCTGCGCTTGGTTCGTCGGCATGCACCTGCTGTTCGCGTTCAACACCGTGCAGTCCGGGCAGGGCATCGGCAACGAGTTCTTCTACATCATCGCCGCGGTGATCGGCGGCTGTCTGCTCACCGGCGGCTACGGCACCGCGATCGGCGCCGCGATCGGTGCGTTCATCTTCGGGATGACCAATCAGGGCATCGTCTACGCGGGTTGGAACCCGGACTGGTTCAAGTTCTTCCTGGGCGGCATGCTGCTCTTCGCGGTGATCGCCAACAACGCCTTCCGTAACTACGCAGCGAAGAAGTGA